From Candidatus Dormiibacterota bacterium:
GTTCCTGGCCAGGTGGAAAGACTCGACCGCGCTCCTTGCCGCGGCGGTGCTCCTGGGGGCGGGGGCCACGGCGGCGATCCCGGGATACATGTCGCACTACTGCCGGCGATTCGACGCGCGGGAGGTGTTCGATCCGGCCAGGGCTCTGCGCCGGGTCCGGCAGGGAGGCCGGGCCTACTGGCGCGCCTGGGGGATCACGCTCGCCGCCCTCGCGGTCTCCTTTGTCGGACTCCTCGGCCTGGGTGTGGGGTTCCTGGTGACGAGCGTCTGGTTCTGGCAGGTCGCCGGCTACAGCTTCGCCACGGTGTTCTCGCAGCGCTTCGACCTGTTCGACACGGCACCCGACATCCGGCGATGAGCGGGCCCGGCGGCTTCGTCCATCTTCAAGTCCGTTCGAGCT
This genomic window contains:
- a CDS encoding DUF4013 domain-containing protein, which gives rise to MNEGPRQGIDLRTPLRLRSAFAFPLQTRESRREVLVGAVLLLLPGVGWLFNMGHRIQMVHNMQAGVAPWPSWRGYGRLLKYGTITFLGMLEYYLPALAVGFLARWKDSTALLAAAVLLGAGATAAIPGYMSHYCRRFDAREVFDPARALRRVRQGGRAYWRAWGITLAALAVSFVGLLGLGVGFLVTSVWFWQVAGYSFATVFSQRFDLFDTAPDIRR